The following proteins come from a genomic window of Pseudomonas syringae:
- a CDS encoding alkene reductase — translation MTTIFDPITLGDLQLPNRIIMAPLTRCRADEGRVPNALMSEYYVQRASAGLILTEATSVTPMGVGYPDTPGIWSNDQVRGWSNITKAVHNAGGRIALQLWHVGRISHPSYLNGETPVAPSAIAAEGHVSLMRPITPLPVPRALELAEIGDIIEAYRVGAENAKAAGFDGVEVHGANGYLLEQFLLSGSNQRTDEYGGSVENRARLLLEVTDAVIDVWGAGRVGVHLSPRADMHDMSDENRAETFSYVARELGKRGIAFICARERDAEDSLGPQLKKDFGGVYIANEKFTKDSANAWLAEGKADAIAFGVPYIANPDLPERLASDAPLNEAHPETFYAKGPVGYIDYPRL, via the coding sequence ATGACGACTATCTTTGACCCGATCACCCTTGGCGATCTGCAACTGCCAAACCGTATCATCATGGCGCCGCTGACACGCTGCCGCGCCGATGAAGGTCGCGTGCCCAACGCACTGATGTCCGAGTATTACGTACAGCGCGCTTCGGCAGGCCTGATCCTGACTGAAGCTACCTCGGTCACGCCGATGGGCGTGGGCTACCCGGACACCCCTGGCATCTGGTCCAATGATCAGGTGCGTGGCTGGAGCAACATCACCAAGGCGGTGCATAACGCCGGTGGCCGCATCGCGCTGCAGTTGTGGCACGTAGGGCGCATTTCCCACCCTTCGTACCTGAACGGCGAAACCCCGGTCGCGCCAAGCGCCATTGCGGCTGAAGGGCATGTGAGCCTGATGCGCCCGATCACACCACTGCCAGTGCCACGCGCGCTGGAGCTGGCGGAAATCGGCGACATCATCGAGGCCTACCGGGTCGGCGCGGAAAACGCCAAGGCAGCCGGCTTCGACGGCGTGGAAGTCCATGGTGCCAATGGCTACCTGCTGGAGCAGTTCCTGCTGAGCGGCAGCAACCAGCGCACTGACGAGTACGGTGGTTCGGTAGAAAACCGTGCCCGCCTGTTGCTGGAAGTGACCGATGCAGTCATTGACGTGTGGGGCGCTGGCCGCGTAGGTGTGCACCTGTCGCCGCGCGCCGACATGCATGACATGAGTGATGAAAACCGGGCTGAAACCTTCAGCTACGTGGCCAGGGAACTCGGCAAGCGCGGTATCGCGTTCATTTGTGCGCGTGAGCGTGACGCCGAAGACAGCCTTGGCCCGCAGTTGAAGAAAGACTTCGGCGGCGTTTATATCGCCAACGAGAAGTTCACCAAAGACAGCGCCAATGCCTGGCTGGCAGAAGGCAAGGCCGACGCAATCGCGTTCGGTGTGCCGTACATCGCCAACCCGGACCTGCCTGAGCGGCTGGCCAGTGATGCGCCTCTAAATGAAGCTCATCCCGAAACGTTCTACGCCAAAGGGCCGGTCGGTTACATCGACTACCCGCGCCTGTAA
- a CDS encoding MFS transporter has product MPLSLLILALSAFAIGTTEFVIMGLLPDVAADLGVSIPGAGWLVTGYALGVAVGAPFMAMATAKLPRKAALVTLMGIFIIGNLLCALASDYNVLMFARVVTALCHGAFFGIGSVVAAGLVPANRRASAVALMFTGLTLANVLGVPLGTALGQYAGWRSTFWAVTVIGVIALIGLIRFLPTNRNEEKLDMRAELGALRGAGIWLSLSMTALFSASMFTLFTYIAPLLGEVTGVSPNGVTWTLLLIGLGLTAGNVLGGKMADRRLSSTLIAVFVSMAVISTVFSWTSASLIPTEITLFLWAVAAFAAVPALQINVVTFGKAAPNLVSTLNIGAFNVGNALGAWVGGSVIAHGLGLTSVPLAAAVLAVLALLITLITFRQTGNPDLAHATH; this is encoded by the coding sequence GTGCCCCTTTCGTTACTCATTCTGGCCCTGAGCGCCTTCGCCATCGGCACCACTGAATTCGTCATTATGGGCCTGCTGCCCGACGTCGCCGCCGACCTCGGTGTATCGATCCCTGGCGCTGGCTGGCTGGTAACCGGCTACGCCCTCGGCGTCGCCGTCGGCGCACCGTTCATGGCCATGGCCACCGCAAAGCTGCCACGCAAGGCTGCGCTGGTTACGTTGATGGGGATTTTCATCATCGGCAACCTGCTGTGTGCGCTGGCCAGTGACTACAACGTGCTGATGTTCGCCCGAGTGGTGACGGCGCTGTGCCACGGCGCGTTCTTCGGTATCGGCTCGGTGGTTGCCGCAGGCTTGGTGCCGGCCAACCGTCGTGCATCCGCTGTGGCCTTGATGTTCACCGGTCTGACCCTGGCCAACGTGCTGGGTGTGCCGCTGGGCACCGCATTGGGTCAATACGCAGGCTGGCGTTCGACGTTCTGGGCAGTGACCGTCATCGGCGTGATTGCGCTGATCGGCCTGATCCGCTTCCTGCCGACCAATCGCAATGAAGAAAAGCTCGACATGCGCGCCGAACTGGGCGCCTTGCGAGGTGCCGGTATCTGGCTGTCGCTGAGCATGACTGCGCTGTTTTCAGCCTCCATGTTCACCCTGTTCACCTACATCGCCCCGCTGCTCGGCGAAGTGACTGGCGTGTCGCCCAACGGCGTGACCTGGACCTTGCTGCTGATCGGCCTTGGCCTGACCGCCGGTAACGTGCTCGGCGGCAAGATGGCCGACCGCCGCCTGTCGTCCACGCTGATTGCCGTGTTCGTTTCGATGGCCGTGATTTCCACCGTCTTCAGCTGGACCAGCGCGTCGCTGATCCCGACTGAAATCACCCTGTTCCTCTGGGCGGTCGCGGCCTTCGCTGCGGTCCCGGCGTTGCAGATCAACGTGGTGACCTTCGGCAAAGCGGCACCCAATCTGGTTTCGACCTTGAACATCGGCGCCTTCAACGTCGGCAACGCGCTGGGCGCCTGGGTCGGCGGCAGCGTTATCGCTCACGGCCTGGGCCTGACCAGCGTGCCGCTGGCGGCAGCCGTACTGGCAGTGCTCGCGCTGCTGATCACCCTGATTACTTTCCGTCAGACCGGCAACCCGGATCTGGCACACGCTACGCATTGA
- the olsB gene encoding L-ornithine N(alpha)-acyltransferase — MTQIARIRDNTSERRLQAERLIGARALQEAQALRFSVFSEEFNARLNGAEHGLDIDDYDIHCSHIGVRDLNTGRLVATTRLLDHKAASTLGSFYSEEEFSLHGLAHLQGPILELGRTCVDPAYRNGGTIAVLWSELAEVLNEGGYSYLMGCASIPMQDGGIQAHAIMQRLRERYLCNEHLRAEPKNPLPTLDIPSNVICEMPPLLKAYMRLGAKICGEPCWDEDFQVADVFILLKRDDLCPRYARHFKAAV, encoded by the coding sequence ATGACCCAGATCGCCCGCATTCGTGACAACACTTCTGAACGTCGTCTTCAGGCCGAACGCCTGATTGGAGCGCGCGCCTTGCAGGAAGCACAGGCGTTGCGTTTCAGTGTGTTCAGCGAAGAATTCAACGCCCGCCTCAACGGCGCTGAACACGGTCTGGATATCGATGACTATGATATCCACTGCTCGCACATCGGGGTTCGCGACTTGAACACCGGGCGTCTGGTGGCCACCACCCGGCTGCTCGACCATAAAGCCGCCAGCACACTGGGCAGCTTTTACAGTGAAGAAGAATTCAGCCTGCACGGCCTGGCTCATCTGCAAGGTCCGATTCTGGAACTGGGTCGCACCTGTGTCGACCCGGCCTACCGCAACGGCGGCACCATTGCCGTGTTGTGGAGCGAGCTGGCCGAAGTGCTCAATGAAGGCGGCTACAGCTACCTGATGGGTTGCGCGAGTATTCCGATGCAGGACGGCGGCATTCAGGCCCACGCGATCATGCAGCGTCTGCGCGAACGCTACCTGTGCAACGAGCACCTGCGCGCCGAGCCGAAGAATCCGCTGCCGACCCTCGACATCCCGAGCAACGTGATCTGCGAAATGCCACCGCTGCTCAAGGCCTACATGCGTCTGGGGGCCAAGATCTGTGGCGAACCGTGCTGGGACGAAGATTTCCAGGTTGCCGACGTGTTCATTCTGCTCAAGCGCGACGACCTGTGCCCACGCTACGCGCGCCACTTCAAGGCGGCCGTGTGA
- a CDS encoding lysophospholipid acyltransferase family protein, with the protein MSRMRGYARVVRVLMVVALGLMIAGAFAILERIKFGSSMERRQRWSRWFMARLSNALPFRVTVTGQLPTQPMLWVSNHVSWTDIALLGMLAPLSFLSKAEVRTWPVAGWLALKAGTLFIRRGSGDSRLIQKQMCNHLQQGNALLIFPEGTTTDGKSLRTFHGRLLSSAIEAGVPIQPVAIGYSRDGKPDPIAPFIGDDDLLSHLRRLFANEQSDVHIHLLTPIPTADQERAALAFKAQQAVQTALFGEPVIGEPAQPNEVVSRPARAA; encoded by the coding sequence ATGAGCCGGATGCGCGGCTATGCCCGCGTGGTCAGGGTGCTGATGGTCGTGGCGCTCGGCCTCATGATTGCCGGAGCCTTCGCGATTCTGGAGCGTATCAAGTTCGGCAGTTCGATGGAGCGCAGGCAGCGCTGGAGCCGCTGGTTCATGGCACGCCTGAGCAACGCCCTGCCATTTCGCGTCACCGTGACAGGTCAACTGCCGACCCAGCCGATGCTGTGGGTCAGCAACCATGTGTCCTGGACCGACATCGCACTGCTGGGCATGCTCGCGCCGCTGTCGTTTCTGTCCAAGGCCGAAGTGCGCACCTGGCCGGTGGCCGGCTGGCTGGCACTGAAGGCCGGTACGCTGTTCATTCGACGTGGCTCGGGCGACAGTCGTCTGATCCAGAAGCAGATGTGCAATCACCTGCAACAAGGCAACGCGCTGCTGATCTTTCCGGAAGGCACCACCACCGACGGCAAGAGCCTGCGCACGTTTCACGGTCGTTTGCTGTCCAGCGCCATTGAAGCAGGTGTGCCGATCCAGCCGGTCGCCATTGGCTATTCACGTGACGGCAAGCCGGACCCGATAGCCCCGTTCATTGGCGACGACGACTTGCTGTCGCATTTGCGTCGACTGTTCGCCAACGAGCAGAGCGACGTGCATATTCACCTGCTGACGCCGATCCCGACTGCGGATCAGGAACGTGCGGCCCTGGCCTTCAAGGCTCAGCAGGCTGTGCAAACGGCATTGTTTGGTGAACCGGTGATCGGCGAGCCTGCTCAGCCGAATGAAGTGGTCTCGCGCCCGGCCAGAGCGGCCTGA
- a CDS encoding NAD-dependent epimerase/dehydratase family protein, giving the protein MKILVTGASGFIGGRFARFALEQGMSVRINGRRADAVEHLVRRGAEFIQGDLADPYLVRALCDDVEAVVHCAGSVGVWGRRQDFVQGNVQLTENIVEGCLKQRVRRLVHLSSPSIYFNGHSRRDITEDQVPKRFHNHYAASKYLAEQKVFGAEEFGLEVIALRPRFVTGAGDNSIFPRLLHMQRKKRLSIVGNGLNMVDFTSMQNLNEALLSSLLATGSALGKAYNISNGTPVPLWDAINYVMRQMQLPQVTRYRAYGLAYGAAAINEAACMLWPGRPEPTLSRLGMQVMNKDFTLDISRARHYLDYQPQVSLWTALDEFCGWWRVQNGM; this is encoded by the coding sequence ATGAAAATTCTGGTCACCGGCGCAAGCGGCTTCATCGGCGGACGCTTTGCGCGTTTCGCCCTTGAACAGGGCATGAGCGTGCGGATCAATGGCCGTCGTGCCGATGCTGTCGAGCATCTGGTCAGGCGCGGCGCCGAGTTCATTCAGGGCGACCTCGCCGACCCGTATCTGGTGCGAGCGCTGTGCGATGACGTCGAAGCCGTGGTGCATTGTGCCGGCTCCGTCGGCGTGTGGGGGCGTCGTCAGGATTTTGTGCAGGGCAACGTGCAGCTCACCGAGAACATTGTCGAGGGCTGCCTGAAACAAAGAGTACGCAGGCTGGTCCACCTGTCATCGCCGTCGATCTATTTCAATGGTCACTCGCGCCGCGATATCACCGAAGACCAGGTGCCCAAGCGCTTCCACAACCACTACGCGGCCAGCAAATACCTGGCCGAGCAAAAGGTCTTTGGCGCCGAAGAGTTCGGCCTGGAAGTGATTGCCCTGCGGCCGCGCTTTGTCACCGGTGCAGGTGACAACAGTATTTTTCCGCGCCTCCTGCACATGCAGCGCAAGAAGCGTCTGTCGATTGTCGGCAATGGCCTGAATATGGTCGATTTCACCAGCATGCAGAATCTCAATGAAGCGTTGTTGAGCAGCTTGCTGGCAACCGGGTCTGCGCTGGGCAAGGCGTACAACATCAGCAATGGCACGCCGGTCCCGTTGTGGGATGCGATCAATTATGTGATGCGGCAGATGCAGTTGCCGCAGGTTACCCGCTATCGTGCATACGGGCTGGCCTACGGTGCGGCGGCGATCAACGAAGCGGCCTGCATGCTATGGCCAGGCCGACCTGAACCTACGCTGTCCAGACTGGGCATGCAGGTCATGAACAAGGACTTCACGCTTGATATCAGCCGTGCAAGGCATTATCTGGACTATCAGCCGCAGGTCAGCCTGTGGACGGCACTGGATGAATTCTGCGGCTGGTGGCGGGTACAGAACGGGATGTGA
- a CDS encoding ArsR/SmtB family transcription factor, with protein MPIDLDDIIKALAHPVRREILTWLKDPRASFPAQEHSIEHGVCAGQIDQRAGLSQSTVSAHLATLQRAGLISSKKVGQWHFFRRNEAVIQAFVQALLEELNNPT; from the coding sequence ATGCCGATTGACCTCGACGACATAATAAAAGCTCTGGCCCACCCGGTCCGCCGAGAAATCCTGACCTGGCTAAAGGACCCGCGTGCGAGTTTTCCGGCCCAGGAACACTCTATCGAACATGGCGTCTGCGCCGGACAGATCGATCAGCGCGCAGGGTTGTCCCAATCCACTGTGTCAGCTCACCTCGCAACGCTGCAACGCGCCGGGCTGATCAGCAGCAAGAAGGTCGGCCAATGGCATTTCTTCAGACGCAACGAAGCAGTCATCCAGGCATTCGTGCAGGCACTGCTTGAAGAGCTGAACAACCCGACCTGA
- a CDS encoding LysR family transcriptional regulator ArgP, producing MFDYKLLSALAAVIEQAGFERAAQVLGLSQSAVSQRIKLLEARIGLPVLVRATPPSPTDIGRRLLNHVQQVRLLERDLQSQVPALDEEGMPERLRIALNADSLATWWAPAIGDFCTQHRLLLDLVVEDQDVGLKRMRAGEVAACLCGSERPVAGARSQLLGAMRYRALASPAFIARHFPDGVSPEKLARSAALVYGPDDLLQHRYLALLGVQDGFEHHLCPSSEGFIRMIEAGMGWGLAPELQVREQLRSGTLLELLPDRCIDVPLYWHHWRNGGQLLTRLTEHLAQHAAHWLVPLSNE from the coding sequence ATGTTCGACTATAAATTGCTATCGGCGCTGGCTGCCGTGATCGAGCAAGCCGGGTTCGAGCGTGCCGCTCAGGTGCTCGGGCTTTCTCAGTCAGCTGTCTCGCAACGCATCAAATTGCTGGAGGCGCGCATAGGCCTGCCGGTGCTGGTGCGCGCCACGCCGCCGAGCCCGACCGACATAGGCCGACGCCTGCTCAATCATGTGCAGCAGGTACGACTGCTGGAACGCGATCTGCAAAGCCAGGTGCCTGCCCTGGATGAAGAAGGTATGCCCGAGCGTTTGCGGATCGCCTTGAACGCCGACAGCCTGGCAACCTGGTGGGCACCGGCGATTGGTGACTTCTGCACGCAGCATCGTCTGTTGCTGGACCTGGTGGTCGAAGATCAGGACGTCGGGCTCAAACGCATGCGTGCCGGTGAAGTCGCGGCCTGCCTGTGTGGCAGCGAGCGCCCGGTGGCCGGTGCGCGCAGTCAGTTGCTGGGGGCGATGCGCTATCGGGCGCTGGCCAGCCCGGCCTTCATCGCTCGCCATTTTCCGGACGGTGTCAGCCCGGAAAAGCTGGCCAGATCCGCGGCGCTGGTCTACGGCCCGGATGATCTTTTGCAGCATCGTTATCTGGCATTGCTTGGTGTGCAGGACGGTTTCGAGCATCATTTGTGCCCGTCCTCCGAGGGTTTCATCCGTATGATCGAAGCCGGAATGGGCTGGGGGCTGGCGCCCGAGCTGCAAGTGCGCGAGCAATTACGCAGTGGCACGCTGCTTGAACTGCTGCCGGATCGCTGTATTGATGTGCCGCTGTACTGGCACCATTGGCGCAACGGCGGTCAGTTGCTGACACGTCTCACCGAGCATCTGGCACAACATGCTGCCCACTGGCTGGTGCCGTTGAGCAATGAATGA
- a CDS encoding ACP phosphodiesterase, with amino-acid sequence MNYLAHLHLGGHRPAQLLGSLYGDFVKGPLPGRFPVELEAAIRLHRSIDAFTDAHPLIRSSIARFPAQRRRYAGIMLDVFFDHCLARDWPVYADLPLDVFTRKVYGTLAAEPQLPERLALIAPRMAAQDWLGSYRDFEVLEQVLRGISSRLSRPEGLAGGMQELQALYQPLSEDFAEFYPQLQDFAQAALAGRETTSFG; translated from the coding sequence ATGAACTATCTGGCACATCTTCATCTTGGCGGGCATCGACCTGCCCAATTACTCGGCAGCCTGTACGGCGATTTCGTCAAAGGGCCACTGCCGGGGCGTTTTCCTGTCGAGCTGGAAGCGGCGATTCGCCTGCATCGCAGCATCGATGCGTTTACGGATGCTCATCCGCTGATCAGGTCGTCCATTGCCCGTTTTCCGGCGCAACGCCGCCGTTATGCGGGCATCATGCTCGACGTGTTTTTTGATCACTGCCTGGCGCGTGACTGGCCTGTATATGCCGATCTGCCGCTAGACGTGTTCACCCGCAAGGTCTATGGCACGCTGGCCGCCGAGCCGCAGCTGCCCGAGCGTCTGGCGCTGATCGCACCGCGTATGGCGGCGCAGGACTGGCTGGGTTCCTATCGGGATTTCGAGGTGCTGGAGCAGGTGCTGCGGGGTATCTCCAGCCGCCTGTCACGACCTGAAGGGCTGGCAGGCGGCATGCAGGAATTGCAGGCGCTTTACCAGCCCTTGAGCGAGGACTTCGCCGAGTTTTATCCGCAGTTGCAGGATTTCGCTCAGGCCGCTCTGGCCGGGCGCGAGACCACTTCATTCGGCTGA